The Octadecabacter arcticus 238 genome contains a region encoding:
- a CDS encoding Hint domain-containing protein, with translation MKTGFHGTFVISWSQTELDGFWSAPLENLRVGTAWGWTGEAVRVDGPAGVLPLGTAVGEADIRKRAAMSVRRLLKAVETKTTRLDLVEFDDQAFDQSFTVTDGRDTLTVTLIDGATPLARLCMFVGEIPPRATDLWIVNHTVDLNSRDQNHDPAGGVICFTPGTMIRTGDGVMRVEDINEGTKVQTKDNGCQEVLWTGSRRVTGARLYATPHLCPIRLRAGSLDNDVPDAGLLVSPDHRVMVRGARAQALFNTDEVLVTARDLVNDTSIYVDRSMREVHYIHMLLPSHEVVFANGVESESFHPASAGLDHLGDSDCARLFAQVPDIQADVNSYGAYARRVVSASEAAILRYDAA, from the coding sequence ATGAAAACGGGCTTTCATGGCACGTTTGTCATTTCCTGGTCGCAGACGGAACTTGATGGGTTCTGGTCCGCTCCGCTTGAAAACTTGCGGGTGGGCACGGCTTGGGGCTGGACGGGCGAAGCGGTCAGGGTTGATGGGCCCGCGGGAGTTTTACCATTGGGCACTGCAGTGGGCGAGGCGGACATCCGCAAGCGTGCGGCGATGTCTGTGCGGCGGTTGTTGAAGGCCGTAGAAACAAAAACCACGCGGCTGGATCTTGTCGAATTCGACGACCAAGCATTCGATCAATCTTTTACTGTGACGGACGGGCGCGACACATTGACTGTGACGCTGATCGATGGCGCGACGCCATTGGCGCGGCTGTGCATGTTTGTCGGTGAAATCCCTCCGCGCGCGACGGACCTCTGGATCGTGAACCACACAGTTGACCTGAATTCACGTGACCAGAATCACGACCCCGCGGGCGGTGTGATTTGTTTCACCCCCGGCACGATGATCCGCACCGGCGATGGCGTGATGCGGGTCGAAGACATCAACGAGGGTACGAAAGTTCAAACCAAGGACAACGGCTGTCAGGAAGTTTTGTGGACAGGGTCGCGGCGGGTTACCGGTGCGCGGCTCTATGCGACACCACATCTGTGCCCGATCCGCCTAAGGGCCGGTTCATTGGACAACGATGTGCCCGATGCCGGCCTGCTTGTCAGCCCGGATCACCGCGTGATGGTCAGGGGCGCGCGGGCGCAGGCGTTGTTTAACACTGACGAAGTGTTGGTCACGGCGCGTGATTTGGTGAACGACACGTCAATATACGTCGATCGCTCCATGCGCGAAGTCCATTATATTCACATGCTTTTGCCAAGCCATGAGGTTGTTTTTGCCAATGGCGTGGAAAGCGAGAGTTTTCATCCAGCAAGCGCTGGTCTGGACCACCTCGGCGACAGCGACTGCGCACGTCTGTTTGCGCAAGTGCCCGACATCCAAGCCGACGTAAATTCCTACGGCGCCTATGCCCGCCGCGTTGTGTCCGCATCAGAGGCCGCAATCCTACGTTATGATGCCGCCTGA
- the rpsD gene encoding 30S ribosomal protein S4, translating into MTKRTSAKYKIDRRMGENIWGRPKSPVNRREYGPGQHGQRRKGKLSDFGMQLRAKQKLKGYYGDLTEKQFRKIFTEAERVKGDTGENLIGLLERRLDAVVYRAKFVPTVFAARQFVNHGHVTVNGKKVNIPSYRVKEGDIIEVRDSSKQNVAVLDAIGLAERDVPDYMDVDHSKMSATFVRTPGLGDVPYPVMMEPNLVIEYYAQN; encoded by the coding sequence GTGACCAAACGCACGTCTGCCAAGTATAAAATTGACCGCCGGATGGGTGAAAACATCTGGGGTCGTCCGAAATCCCCCGTCAACCGTCGTGAATACGGCCCCGGCCAGCACGGCCAGCGCCGTAAGGGCAAATTGTCCGACTTCGGTATGCAGCTGCGCGCCAAGCAGAAGCTTAAGGGTTACTACGGCGACTTGACTGAAAAGCAATTCCGCAAGATCTTTACCGAAGCTGAACGTGTCAAAGGCGACACTGGTGAAAATCTGATTGGCTTGCTTGAGCGTCGTCTCGACGCTGTTGTGTACCGTGCCAAGTTCGTGCCGACTGTTTTTGCAGCGCGCCAGTTCGTGAACCACGGCCACGTCACAGTGAACGGCAAGAAGGTTAACATCCCGTCTTACCGCGTCAAAGAAGGCGACATCATCGAAGTTCGCGACAGCTCCAAGCAGAACGTGGCCGTCCTTGACGCCATCGGTTTGGCGGAACGCGATGTACCCGATTACATGGATGTCGATCATTCCAAGATGTCCGCAACGTTCGTGCGCACACCTGGTCTTGGCGATGTGCCATATCCAGTGATGATGGAACCGAACCTTGTGATCGAATATTACGCTCAGAACTAA
- a CDS encoding adenosylcobalamin-dependent ribonucleoside-diphosphate reductase translates to MTRFAAPIAEQIWDMKYRLKEGDGTPIDISIEDTWARIAKSLASVEKDPKAWEPKFYEALNDFRYLPAGRITAGAGTDRSVTLFNCFVMGTIPDTMGGIFDALREAALTMQQGGGIGYDFSTIRPKGAVVKGVAADASGPLSFMDVWDAMCRTIMSAGSRRGAMMATMRCDHPDVEDFITAKSDAARLRMFNMSVLITDPFMEAVKADKPWNLVWAGETVRTVQARALWDSIMQSTYSHAEPGVIFIDRINTMNNLNYVETIAATNPCGEQPLPPYGACLLGSINLARLVSNPFTDTATIDDAELAELVGLAVRMMDNVVDASKFPLEAQAREAAAKRRIGLGVTGLADALLMTGLRYGSEDAARQTEAWMKAIARAAYLSSVDLAREKGAFPLFDADKYLASGNMMQMDDDVRDAIREHGIRNALLTSVAPTGTISLYAGNVSSGIEPVFAYAYTRKVLQKDGSRTEEEVVDYAVKMWRDLKGDAELPDYFVNAQTLPAMDHVRMQAAAQKWIDSSISKTINVPEDIDFQSFKDVYMAAWDQGCKGCTTYRPNEVTGSVLSVSGDTKPEVIADENAGDIIYMTEPLDRPGELHGQTYKLKWPDSEHAIYITVNDILHQGQHRPFEVFINSKNMEHFAWTVALTRMISAVFRRGGDVSFVVEELKAVFDPRGGAWMQGKYVPSILAAIGGVIEKHMVATGFMAGEGMGLKSDPQAEIVNIKPKGKACTSCGSYELRMIEGCMTCADCGYSKCG, encoded by the coding sequence ATGACCCGCTTTGCAGCCCCAATTGCCGAACAAATCTGGGACATGAAATATCGCCTTAAGGAGGGTGATGGCACCCCGATTGATATTTCTATTGAGGACACTTGGGCACGCATCGCCAAATCGCTGGCGTCTGTTGAAAAAGACCCAAAGGCGTGGGAGCCGAAGTTCTACGAGGCACTGAACGATTTCCGCTATCTTCCGGCTGGCCGCATCACCGCAGGTGCGGGCACGGATCGCTCCGTTACATTGTTCAACTGCTTTGTCATGGGCACGATCCCAGACACGATGGGCGGCATTTTTGACGCTCTGCGCGAGGCAGCGTTGACCATGCAGCAAGGCGGCGGGATCGGGTACGATTTCTCGACCATTCGCCCCAAAGGCGCTGTGGTCAAAGGTGTGGCCGCCGATGCGTCCGGCCCGTTGTCGTTCATGGATGTGTGGGACGCGATGTGTCGCACGATCATGTCGGCTGGATCACGACGCGGCGCGATGATGGCAACGATGCGCTGTGATCACCCAGACGTTGAGGATTTCATCACCGCCAAATCCGACGCCGCTCGCCTGCGTATGTTCAACATGTCCGTGCTGATCACTGACCCGTTTATGGAGGCCGTAAAGGCAGACAAGCCGTGGAATCTTGTGTGGGCGGGGGAGACCGTTCGCACGGTGCAAGCCCGCGCCCTGTGGGATTCGATTATGCAATCGACCTATAGCCACGCCGAACCCGGTGTCATTTTCATCGACCGTATAAACACGATGAACAACCTCAATTACGTCGAAACCATCGCCGCCACCAATCCCTGTGGCGAACAGCCCTTGCCGCCTTACGGCGCGTGTTTGTTAGGCTCAATCAACCTCGCGCGGCTTGTGTCGAATCCGTTTACGGACACCGCGACCATTGATGATGCCGAATTGGCCGAACTGGTCGGATTGGCCGTGCGGATGATGGACAACGTGGTCGATGCCAGCAAATTCCCGCTTGAAGCGCAGGCGCGCGAGGCCGCAGCCAAACGCCGCATCGGGCTGGGCGTGACCGGGCTGGCGGATGCATTGCTGATGACGGGCCTGCGTTATGGCTCCGAAGATGCGGCGCGTCAGACCGAGGCTTGGATGAAAGCGATCGCGCGCGCTGCGTATCTGAGCTCAGTAGACTTGGCCCGCGAAAAGGGTGCGTTCCCGTTGTTTGATGCCGACAAGTATTTGGCGTCTGGCAACATGATGCAGATGGACGACGATGTACGGGACGCAATTCGTGAACACGGCATCCGCAACGCGCTGCTGACTTCCGTGGCCCCGACCGGCACCATCAGCCTGTATGCTGGCAATGTGTCGTCGGGGATCGAGCCTGTGTTTGCCTATGCTTACACCCGCAAAGTGCTGCAAAAGGACGGATCGCGCACCGAAGAAGAAGTCGTTGATTACGCCGTTAAGATGTGGCGCGATCTAAAGGGTGACGCAGAGCTGCCGGATTATTTCGTCAATGCGCAGACCTTGCCGGCGATGGATCATGTGCGCATGCAGGCGGCCGCGCAAAAATGGATCGACAGCTCAATCTCGAAAACCATCAACGTGCCGGAAGATATCGATTTCCAATCGTTCAAAGACGTCTACATGGCCGCGTGGGATCAGGGCTGCAAAGGCTGCACAACCTATCGTCCAAACGAAGTGACCGGATCGGTGCTGTCCGTTTCTGGTGATACAAAACCCGAAGTCATCGCTGATGAAAACGCAGGCGACATCATCTATATGACCGAACCGCTGGACCGCCCCGGTGAATTGCACGGCCAGACCTACAAGCTCAAATGGCCCGACAGCGAACATGCGATTTACATCACTGTGAACGACATTCTGCACCAAGGCCAGCACCGCCCGTTTGAGGTATTTATCAACTCGAAGAATATGGAACACTTCGCGTGGACAGTGGCGCTGACGCGGATGATTTCGGCAGTGTTTCGGCGCGGCGGCGATGTCTCGTTCGTTGTCGAAGAACTTAAAGCGGTGTTCGATCCGCGCGGCGGAGCATGGATGCAGGGTAAATATGTGCCGTCTATTCTGGCAGCAATCGGCGGTGTGATCGAAAAACACATGGTCGCCACGGGCTTTATGGCGGGTGAAGGCATGGGCCTAAAATCTGATCCACAGGCAGAGATCGTCAACATCAAGCCAAAGGGCAAAGCCTGCACCAGTTGTGGATCATATGAGCTGCGGATGATTGAAGGCTGCATGACCTGCGCCGATTGTGGCTATTCGAAATGCGGCTAG
- a CDS encoding lipid A-modifier LpxR family protein, producing the protein MSAGLHTHFSRGGVDISTGVDLVAIGPQTGLVDLQDWFHNFVSAPNISNGVIANQVGNSVFPTALAQVSYPVRLSENASVRPFVEVQYGVEDFVRIGADIVIGEIMQNDLWLRDSPTGQLYAGVESGQPGIGFIVGADYAVIGDSAYFPASFGTVAQDERFRARAGMHWRLGDNISYFYGVTYLSEEYVGQPEGQIVGSLKLNFSF; encoded by the coding sequence GTGTCGGCGGGTCTGCACACGCACTTCTCTCGCGGCGGTGTAGATATCTCGACGGGCGTTGATCTTGTTGCCATTGGGCCACAGACGGGGCTGGTGGATTTACAGGATTGGTTCCACAATTTTGTCAGTGCGCCGAACATCTCAAACGGGGTGATTGCCAATCAAGTTGGCAACTCTGTTTTCCCGACCGCGTTGGCTCAAGTTTCCTACCCTGTTCGCCTCAGCGAAAACGCATCCGTGCGTCCCTTTGTCGAGGTCCAGTACGGGGTGGAGGATTTCGTCCGCATCGGGGCGGATATTGTCATCGGCGAAATTATGCAAAACGACCTGTGGTTGCGGGATAGCCCGACCGGACAACTATATGCAGGGGTCGAAAGTGGTCAGCCTGGCATTGGTTTTATCGTTGGGGCTGACTATGCGGTCATCGGTGACAGTGCTTATTTCCCAGCAAGTTTTGGCACCGTGGCACAGGACGAACGGTTCCGTGCACGTGCCGGTATGCACTGGCGTCTTGGTGACAACATTTCCTACTTCTATGGCGTCACTTATCTGAGTGAAGAATACGTCGGACAACCAGAGGGTCAGATCGTTGGATCCCTGAAGCTGAATTTCAGCTTTTGA